A single Ciona intestinalis chromosome 12, KH, whole genome shotgun sequence DNA region contains:
- the LOC100183679 gene encoding POC1 centriolar protein homolog B: MAKRRLQEAILAGQDIGIGDYDITNSFSKHKNASLLSKIPLSLDRWGIYSLQYDNDGKDLAVGFGNGGICVVGSNKCTVVNDVTSGHRKGLAVMSLIYLKENDKKLLSAGANGKIYLWDLSRSQKSEAAASLEEEGNEISALDISCDGKFFATAGKDRHIRIYDTNTFQLCCLMEAPDYITMDDISIFSGHTKRVFALKCHPNDPNLFVTAGWDNCIKLWDRRILRSAKMSIPGPHVCGAGLDMSNNMVLSGSWSAKNALQLWDLRSGLLDRNITYPHDEKAEGEFLYCAKFGVGDLVLAGGSGTNTACAINMTSNKMHRIIESSKPILTLDVCKSSKIMAVGGIGGNLQLCALN, translated from the coding sequence ATGGCAAAACGAAGACTACAAGAAGCTATTTTGGCCGGTCAAGATATCGGAATTGGtgactatgacatcacaaacagcTTTTCAAAACACAAGAATGCATCTTTGTTAAGTAAGATTCCGCTTTCTCTAGATAGATGGGGAATATACAGCTTACAGTATGATAATGATGGTAAAGACCTGGCAGTTGGTTTTGGGAACGGCGGTATTTGTGTGGTTGGCTCAAATAAATGCACAGTTGTCAATGATGTCACTTCAGGCCATAGAAAAGGTCTTGCTGTTATGAGTCTTATTTATCTTAAAGAAAACGACAAAAAGTTGCTTTCCGCTGGGGCCAATGGGAAAATTTATTTGTGGGATTTATCAAGAAGTCAGAAATCTGAAGCTGCTGCAAGTTTGGAGGAAGAAGGGAATGAAATAAGCGCGTTGGATATTTCTTGTGATGGGAAATTCTTTGCAACTGCGGGGAAGGATAGACACATAAGGATCTATGACACAAATACTTTCCAGCTTTGCTGTTTAATGGAAGCACCAGATTACATTACAATGGATGATATCAGCATATTCAGTGGGCACACAAAGCGTGTGTTTGCATTAAAATGTCACCCTAATGACCCAAATCTATTTGTAACAGCTGGATGGGATAACTGCATTAAGTTATGGGATAGAAGGATTCTTCGAAGCGCGAAAATGTCAATCCCAGGTCCCCATGTTTGTGGTGCTGGTCTAGATATGAGCAACAACATGGTACTAAGTGGGTCTTGGTCTGCCAAGAACGCATTACAGTTATGGGATCTAAGGTCAGGGTTGCTGGACCGAAACATAACTTATCCACATGACGAAAAAGCAGAGGGTGAGTTCTTGTATTGCGCAAAGTTTGGGGTTGGAGATTTGGTTCTTGCTGGTGGAAGTGGCACTAACACAGCGTGTGCAATCAACATGACAAGTAACAAGATGCACAGAATAATTGAAAGCTCAAAACCAATCCTTACACTTGATGTTTGTAAGTCTAGCAAGATAATGGCAGTTGGTGGAATAGGAGGAAACTTACAGTTATGCGCTCTTAATTAA